The Opitutaceae bacterium genome has a window encoding:
- a CDS encoding sulfotransferase family 2 domain-containing protein, which translates to MNQTVIFVHIPKTAGNTLRAVLTRNCGPARFYYREGGDLGRLEAFKRDYATAISRFGVVGGHVYFGFHEVMTNPFRYLTMVREPVSRVVSQYRFIRSGQSGAWLKGRLDEVSLREFVERGLDETTDNCQVRRLAGLYGRYEEQPYGAARKSLLDDAWKNICHHRILVGVQSEFDRSLLLYRRELGWKRLPVYRNKNVTRPVKGIARKPESLATEEIEAIRAKNLLDLELYGRIDEKFGEVRQSISDRDVRRFQFLNRMINSLAFWKK; encoded by the coding sequence ATGAACCAGACTGTCATTTTCGTTCATATCCCAAAGACGGCCGGAAATACCTTGAGAGCGGTCCTCACTAGGAATTGCGGCCCAGCCCGATTTTATTACCGAGAAGGAGGCGATCTTGGCCGTCTTGAGGCCTTCAAGCGAGATTATGCGACCGCGATCTCCAGGTTCGGAGTGGTTGGGGGGCATGTCTATTTCGGCTTTCACGAGGTAATGACGAACCCCTTCCGCTATCTGACGATGGTGAGGGAGCCTGTGTCTCGGGTGGTCTCGCAATATCGCTTTATACGGTCGGGACAGTCGGGCGCCTGGCTGAAGGGGCGTCTCGATGAGGTCTCTCTCCGGGAGTTCGTCGAACGCGGACTGGATGAGACCACCGACAACTGTCAGGTCAGGCGTCTGGCGGGCCTTTACGGACGGTATGAAGAACAGCCCTATGGGGCGGCCCGGAAGTCACTCCTCGATGATGCGTGGAAGAACATCTGCCACCATCGGATTCTAGTCGGGGTGCAGAGCGAATTTGACCGCAGTCTTCTCCTCTACCGCAGAGAATTGGGATGGAAGCGACTCCCGGTTTATCGGAACAAGAACGTGACCCGACCGGTCAAGGGAATTGCGAGGAAGCCGGAGTCGCTTGCGACGGAGGAAATCGAAGCCATTCGCGCGAAGAACCTTCTGGACCTGGAGCTCTATGGGAGGATCGACGAGAAATTCGGCGAAGTGCGTCAGTCGATCTCCGATCGTGACGTTCGACGTTTTCAATTTCTCAACCGGATGATCAATTCCCTGGCTTTCTGGAAGAAATGA
- a CDS encoding polysaccharide biosynthesis tyrosine autokinase, with translation MDAANSLDPLSDPFSGGESLKPADFLRMIRDRWFVGLFFGLLAAGAFAYFSLQQVPLYRSSASILFERTADQVVNIQGVVDAQMMQGTEDVIQRHLIQINSGTMLSRVVQSLSPEEQEAVVAPYRSEENPNPSVAGIIRGSSKITQGGVVFYLTFQHRDPEVAALLANAFADEYINYMLDRAGQSNESAIRFLRARVEETGERVRQGELRLQEYRERLNVVSLEENQNIVVQNLNQLNSALSAARINLLQAETELSGVEAALAAGRTPLEIPAITRISNAETLEEQILQLRADREVLSVKYLDRHPQMIQNEAQIKVLEERLQASVNQALESLKTTRDQAAATVDQLEQRLAAAEKESLDLDRLSVDFNALQRNLENDRSTFNQLLNRLNETLVSSQLSTTNVRIVDRAGVPFVPFAPDRKKIYMITAVLFLGLFGGLPIGLGLINDKLKSRHEVETYLKQDLIGEIPRISTITRDKVPLIVLEGTEDLEVEYFNILYSQVELVSKLPKPKVMLVTSSMPEEGKSFVASNLAAAYSAHGLKTVLIDCDFRRPSHHRYHGLANDFGVVHWYENLGKEQIPVEPLDDQELGLVRLGENLSLLRSGGSSRRPTSMIQDEAFANLIRSLKQQYDMVIIDSPPGMVFPDALLMAQLADEILLVCRFNKVSKLKVKVFLDRLRNTETPLLGVVFNGAPSAGTSGTSYYDYKAYKEYEHR, from the coding sequence ATGGACGCAGCTAATTCACTCGATCCCCTTTCTGATCCATTCAGCGGCGGGGAGAGCCTAAAACCGGCCGATTTCCTTCGGATGATCCGGGACCGTTGGTTCGTGGGTCTGTTTTTCGGGCTGCTGGCCGCGGGTGCCTTTGCCTACTTTTCGCTCCAACAGGTCCCGCTTTACCGGTCCAGCGCGTCGATCCTCTTCGAGCGCACCGCTGACCAGGTGGTCAATATCCAGGGGGTGGTCGATGCCCAGATGATGCAGGGAACCGAGGATGTCATCCAGCGTCACCTGATTCAGATCAACAGCGGGACGATGCTCAGCCGCGTGGTTCAGTCGCTCTCTCCCGAGGAACAGGAGGCCGTTGTTGCCCCCTACCGTTCCGAGGAGAATCCGAACCCTTCAGTCGCGGGAATCATCCGCGGATCTTCGAAAATCACTCAAGGGGGCGTTGTTTTCTACCTGACATTTCAGCATCGGGACCCAGAGGTGGCGGCCCTCCTGGCCAATGCCTTCGCTGACGAGTATATCAATTACATGCTGGACCGTGCGGGCCAGAGCAATGAGTCCGCCATCCGATTTCTCCGCGCCCGGGTAGAGGAGACCGGAGAGCGGGTTCGCCAGGGTGAATTGCGACTCCAGGAGTACCGGGAGCGGCTCAACGTGGTTTCACTTGAGGAAAACCAGAACATCGTGGTCCAGAATTTGAACCAGCTGAATAGCGCCTTGAGCGCAGCACGGATCAATCTTCTTCAGGCCGAAACGGAATTGAGCGGGGTTGAGGCGGCTTTGGCCGCCGGGCGGACCCCTCTGGAGATCCCGGCCATCACCCGGATCAGCAACGCGGAGACCCTCGAGGAGCAGATTCTGCAGCTTCGCGCGGATCGGGAGGTGCTCTCAGTAAAGTATCTGGATCGTCATCCCCAGATGATTCAGAATGAGGCTCAGATCAAAGTTCTGGAGGAGAGACTGCAGGCTTCCGTAAATCAGGCTTTAGAATCCCTGAAGACAACCCGAGACCAGGCCGCGGCGACCGTGGACCAGCTTGAGCAACGGCTTGCTGCGGCCGAGAAGGAATCTCTGGATCTGGACCGCCTGTCGGTGGACTTCAACGCTCTCCAGCGTAACCTCGAGAATGATCGATCCACCTTCAATCAGTTGCTCAACCGATTGAACGAGACTCTGGTCTCCAGCCAGCTAAGCACGACCAATGTGCGGATTGTGGATCGGGCCGGGGTTCCTTTTGTCCCATTCGCTCCGGATCGGAAGAAGATCTACATGATCACCGCAGTTCTGTTCCTGGGTCTGTTCGGCGGGCTTCCCATCGGATTGGGATTGATCAATGACAAGTTGAAGTCCCGACACGAGGTCGAGACCTACCTGAAACAGGATCTGATCGGTGAGATTCCGCGCATCTCGACAATCACACGTGACAAGGTCCCACTAATCGTCCTTGAAGGAACGGAGGATCTGGAGGTCGAGTATTTCAATATCCTCTACAGTCAGGTGGAGCTCGTATCCAAGTTGCCCAAGCCGAAGGTTATGCTGGTGACAAGCAGCATGCCGGAGGAAGGCAAGTCCTTCGTCGCGAGCAATCTGGCTGCGGCCTACAGTGCGCACGGTCTGAAGACCGTCCTGATCGACTGCGATTTCCGGCGCCCCAGTCATCACCGCTACCATGGCCTAGCCAACGATTTTGGAGTCGTTCATTGGTACGAGAATCTCGGGAAGGAACAGATTCCGGTTGAGCCTCTTGATGATCAGGAACTGGGTCTGGTGCGACTTGGTGAGAATCTCAGTCTCCTTCGGTCCGGGGGATCCAGCCGTCGGCCCACATCGATGATTCAGGATGAAGCTTTTGCGAACCTGATCAGGAGTCTGAAGCAGCAGTATGACATGGTGATCATTGATTCTCCTCCGGGGATGGTTTTCCCGGATGCCCTGCTGATGGCTCAATTGGCAGATGAGATACTTCTGGTTTGCCGATTCAACAAGGTCAGCAAACTCAAGGTTAAGGTCTTCCTGGACCGACTCCGCAATACGGAAACCCCACTGCTTGGGGTGGTCTTCAACGGTGCGCCTTCTGCCGGCACCAGTGGCACCAGTTACTACGATTACAAGGCCTACAAGGAATACGAGCACAGGTAG